GTACGTCGTTCGGCCAGCTGCTTCAGACTGGCCTCGATTGCAGCACCCGGTGCGTACACATTTTCCTGTGCCACCTTCTCGATGTGTTTGTCCCGCTGCTCGACCCAGCGCGGATCAAGCAAACCGATGCGCATATGTTCCGCCACCTTAGCCGCCGGGATCTTTTCACCCGTAATGGGCGAGATGAGATAATCGTCTGTGGCCGCCGGAACCGGTTTCTGTACCTTTTGCGATTGCTTCGGATCGTACTTCTTCACGATGACCTTGTCGTGTGTTGGTGGCGCAACTGGGGCCGGCAGGGATTTAGTGCGATCACCATCCTCATCGCCCGAGCTGGACGATTCATCCATGTCTTGTACCTGTGTATTATCCTTCTGCTGTTTGCCGACGAGATTTTCCATCTGCGATAACTTTACCTGCCCATTGCTCTCCGGGCCACCACGATGCGGCTCCTCCTCACTATCGTCATTGTCCGACTCGATCTGCATTTCGATGTCGTGATCCTCCTCGTTCATGCGCTCCTCCATCAGAACACGCGCACCAACCTCGTCCGGTGTCGTCGGTGGTGGAAAGTTGCCCGACTCGTACGGTTGGTAGTCTACCACCTCAACCACCACAAAGTCATGCCAATCGATCTGAGCGTACGCAATACGCTCCCGCTCcactttctcttcctcccgCCGGCTTTGCATTTCCTGGTGCTTCATCCAGTTGGCCCGATACTTTACCTGCTCCAGCACCACGTTCATGCTGCTTCGGCCCGGTGCACTTTCCACCTTCAACTTGTTCATCAAATCTTTCGGTGGCACCAGAATCTTCGTGTACTGCTCCAGCAGCTTGGTAAAGTACTGGAAGAGCGAGTGCTGCGGTCGtagaaaatcaaactgacagtTTCGTTGCTCGCGGTTCATCAGATTGGTAAGAAACAGCCGACCATTGCGGGCGACAAACTGGGCCGTCAGTTTGACGATATCCAGATCCAGTGCCGAAATCGAGGGCGGATCGGCAATAAACTCAAACTCTGGTGGCGGATCTTTTGGCACGAACTGCTGCTCCGTGACGGCTTTCAGCAGCTCTTGTTGCTTCTGTTGCGTTGCACTGGGTACCTGCATCTTTTGCAACGCTCCACCCGGAGCAGCCGCCGAACCTGCGGCACCGGCCACACTGTCCGACCGACCTTCGCGTATTTCCTGCACCTTGTGCTGGTAGTACGCATGGTACGGATCGCCGGGACTGAGAAAGTTAAACTTTGGGTTTCCGAGCTCATTTTGTCGGATGCGACTTTCGAACTCCGGACCATTACGGGCCACGAAACTGGCCGTCTTGTCGACGATATCTACACAGCAAATGGGTGCGCATTCGTTAGTTGCTGGGGCAAGGAAACGCTCAAAACAGCATATAGCGGCAAGAGAGTTACTTACTTCTTACTTCCGGTGGAGGATAAATAATACCCACTATCGGCCCGGACAGGGTCGGAGCCGGTTTTTCCACCTCGACCTCCTTTTCCGTACCATTATTTTGCACTTCGGTCatatttttctctattttctgTAACTCAGAGCTTATATCCAATGGAAAACACCGCAAAGCCAagcttgtgtgtttttttcaccTTCGTACCCACACTGACAGTTAAACGTCAGACGACGAATGGCAGCAGTGTTGACAGCAGATTGTATTGCTGGGGACCAGTGTTGCCAGCTAGGATGGTTTCGAATTTGAATTGGAACGGTTTCaggtgttttatttgttattttgtttattttaatttcaataattacTAACACTTTTTGCAATGAACACTCAAAATTACACTAGCCTTAACATGTAGAACATAATTCTGGCTGGGCGACAGACTATCGTTTTTAGAAAATATTGTAAACATGCTTGGTTTTATTATTCGTTTATCCTCAGAAATGAAACATAATCCTGTGATTATATCCTCAGAAAACATAATCCTGTGTATCTGAATCCCTACACTGCTGCTGACAGCCAAGAGAAGTTtcagaattaaattaaacaaaagacGATTATGAGAATATAAA
This genomic window from Anopheles maculipalpis chromosome 2RL, idAnoMacuDA_375_x, whole genome shotgun sequence contains:
- the LOC126568832 gene encoding splicing factor 3A subunit 1; protein product: MTEVQNNGTEKEVEVEKPAPTLSGPIVGIIYPPPEVRNIVDKTASFVARNGPEFESRIRQNELGNPKFNFLSPGDPYHAYYQHKVQEIREGRSDSVAGAAGSAAAPGGALQKMQVPSATQQKQQELLKAVTEQQFVPKDPPPEFEFIADPPSISALDLDIVKLTAQFVARNGRLFLTNLMNREQRNCQFDFLRPQHSLFQYFTKLLEQYTKILVPPKDLMNKLKVESAPGRSSMNVVLEQVKYRANWMKHQEMQSRREEEKVERERIAYAQIDWHDFVVVEVVDYQPYESGNFPPPTTPDEVGARVLMEERMNEEDHDIEMQIESDNDDSEEEPHRGGPESNGQVKLSQMENLVGKQQKDNTQVQDMDESSSSGDEDGDRTKSLPAPVAPPTHDKVIVKKYDPKQSQKVQKPVPAATDDYLISPITGEKIPAAKVAEHMRIGLLDPRWVEQRDKHIEKVAQENVYAPGAAIEASLKQLAERRTDIFGVGDEEAAIGKKLGEEEPRKDDRVTWDGHTSSVEAATRAARANITLEAQIHQIHKVKGLIPDEEKEKIGPKPIPGTMSSVSKSNLQQQQQQHQQHQQHHQQHQQQHQQHHQQQQHHQQHHQHQHHHHHQHQQQQQNPQLAQMQSQKGMPQMPPHPIPPPVPPMMMMAMGPPPFAVGSYVPPLAPHAAPQMAPGGGGAGVGGAPVVPDVPMQQQVGGHDIAPSMDEPPSKKSRTEDNLIEESVFLQRHSSAGPITVQVQCPTMTEKNDWKLNGQIISLSVNLTDTISSVKAKVQTETGMPPAKQKIFYDGMFFKDNNTIAYYNLLNGVTVALQLKERGGRKK